In a single window of the Limnochorda sp. L945t genome:
- a CDS encoding heme lyase CcmF/NrfE family subunit, translating to MIAALTGQGALWLTLASLLASLALGVGGLVKHRPGWLRTARTLVVAAFGLATIASAALLFLLVTDDFSVAYVAERSARAMPLVYKIGAWWGGQEGSLLFWLWLLLVYASLLATARPDRDAPRLWPVATAVLAGVGAFFAWLVAALESPFRLLATPPADGVGLNPLLQSPSMLAHPAALYLGYVGLAVPFAMAVAGLIVEPRSDGWVRVARRWAMVPWFFLGLGIVLGGEWAYKELGWGGYWGWDPVENASLVPWLLLTGFVHSAQAQERRGTLRRWNAVLILLSWLSVLLGTFVTRSGVLASVHAFAESPTGPYFMGFIGVVAAVGVWGLMSRWDALGDARPVASALSREGAFIAGNLVLVSLAFAVAFGTAVPIVSRLFGPGITVQAPYFERVSAPLFTLMLVLMGVGLSLPWNPQPKDSQDGRGRRRLVRLPSWVRRLLPAIGGSLVFGGLLWAGGVRRPLLILGLMAAFLAGGMALAQLVRELSMQWRRRNAGGWGSLSRLGAAVAHAGVAVLAVGVVASTAFQAELSRSLQVGQSASVAGYTFRFEGMSMRRVPGATEVYASLSLYRGDRSLGRLEPAKRLYDGRMAEFGATSEVALLRQVESDVYVALAGWDDGGRVAAFEFYVNPMVNWIWLGSLLMLAGTGLAAWALSMARQAAERKAAACLALSSKGAFTGQAGVPVARVPQQAAPPPTC from the coding sequence TTGATAGCAGCCCTGACGGGCCAGGGGGCGCTCTGGCTCACGCTGGCGAGCCTGCTCGCGAGCTTGGCCCTGGGGGTGGGGGGGCTCGTCAAGCACCGCCCGGGCTGGCTCCGGACCGCCCGGACGCTGGTGGTGGCAGCCTTTGGCCTCGCCACGATAGCCTCGGCGGCGCTCCTTTTCCTGCTGGTGACGGACGACTTCAGCGTGGCGTACGTCGCCGAGCGTTCGGCCCGGGCGATGCCGCTCGTCTACAAGATAGGGGCCTGGTGGGGCGGGCAAGAGGGCTCGCTCCTGTTCTGGCTGTGGCTGCTGCTGGTGTACGCGAGCCTGCTGGCCACGGCCCGGCCCGATCGCGACGCGCCGCGGCTGTGGCCCGTCGCTACCGCCGTGCTGGCGGGAGTCGGTGCCTTCTTCGCATGGCTGGTCGCTGCGCTGGAGAGCCCCTTCCGGTTGCTCGCCACGCCTCCCGCCGACGGGGTGGGCCTCAACCCGCTGCTCCAGTCGCCCTCCATGCTGGCTCACCCGGCAGCGCTGTACCTGGGGTACGTCGGGCTGGCCGTGCCCTTCGCCATGGCGGTGGCAGGGCTGATCGTGGAGCCCCGGTCGGACGGGTGGGTGAGGGTGGCCCGGCGGTGGGCCATGGTCCCGTGGTTTTTCCTCGGACTCGGGATCGTGCTCGGCGGCGAGTGGGCGTACAAGGAGCTGGGCTGGGGCGGGTACTGGGGATGGGATCCGGTGGAGAACGCCTCCCTGGTGCCGTGGCTCCTGCTCACCGGCTTCGTTCACTCCGCGCAAGCCCAGGAGCGCAGGGGCACCCTGCGGCGTTGGAACGCAGTGCTGATCCTGCTCTCCTGGCTGTCGGTGCTGCTCGGGACCTTCGTGACCCGCAGCGGCGTCCTGGCCTCGGTCCACGCCTTCGCCGAGTCGCCGACGGGGCCTTACTTCATGGGGTTCATCGGGGTCGTGGCCGCCGTGGGCGTGTGGGGCCTCATGAGCCGGTGGGACGCGCTCGGCGACGCCCGGCCGGTCGCTTCGGCCCTCTCCCGGGAGGGGGCTTTCATCGCAGGCAACCTGGTGCTCGTCTCGCTCGCGTTCGCGGTGGCCTTCGGCACCGCCGTGCCCATCGTCAGCCGGCTGTTCGGCCCCGGGATCACGGTGCAGGCTCCCTATTTCGAGCGGGTCAGCGCCCCGCTGTTCACCCTGATGCTCGTCTTGATGGGCGTGGGCCTGTCGCTTCCCTGGAACCCACAGCCGAAGGATAGCCAGGACGGGCGGGGTCGCCGGCGGCTCGTGCGCCTGCCTTCGTGGGTCCGCCGGCTGCTGCCGGCCATCGGGGGATCGCTGGTCTTCGGGGGGCTGCTGTGGGCGGGCGGGGTGCGCCGTCCCTTGCTGATCCTGGGTCTGATGGCGGCGTTCCTTGCGGGCGGCATGGCGCTCGCCCAGCTGGTGCGGGAGCTCTCGATGCAGTGGCGCAGGCGAAACGCCGGCGGCTGGGGCAGCCTGTCGCGCCTCGGAGCGGCGGTGGCGCACGCGGGGGTGGCCGTCCTCGCCGTGGGAGTCGTGGCTTCCACCGCGTTCCAGGCGGAGCTGAGCCGGTCGCTGCAGGTGGGGCAGAGCGCGTCGGTGGCGGGGTACACGTTCCGGTTCGAGGGCATGTCGATGCGCCGGGTGCCCGGCGCCACCGAGGTCTACGCGAGCCTGAGCCTGTACCGGGGTGACCGGTCGCTGGGGCGCCTGGAGCCGGCGAAGCGCCTGTACGACGGGCGGATGGCGGAGTTTGGCGCCACCTCGGAAGTAGCCCTGCTGCGCCAGGTCGAGAGCGACGTCTACGTGGCCCTGGCCGGCTGGGACGACGGGGGCCGGGTGGCTGCCTTCGAGTTTTACGTCAACCCCATGGTCAACTGGATCTGGCTGGGGTCGCTGTTGATGCTGGCCGGCACGGGACTGGCGGCATGGGCGCTGTCCATGGCGCGCCAGGCGGCCGAGCGCAAAGCGGCGGCGTGCCTGGCACTCTCGTCCAAAGGCGCGTTCACCGGGCAGGCGGGGGTACCGGTCGCCCGGGTGCCGCAGCAGGCTGCTCCTCCACCCACGTGCTGA
- the murB gene encoding UDP-N-acetylmuramate dehydrogenase: MPTSSEASLVQYLRERLRGTVLQHEPMADHTVFRIGGPADLFIQPQGREDLALALKACRQAGIPVTVIGRGSNLLVSDDGIEGAVIQVARGLSGVRFEGNRLIAEAGAPLPAVSWQAAMRALSGLEFAVMIPGSIGGAVVMNAGAHQQSIAPVVRQVTCLDPDGAPHTLSAAEMQFAYRSSILQERTDLVVAEVLLELETGRPAEAITAAMQAYLESRRRTQPLGEPGAGSIFKNPPGDFAGRLVEQAGLKGWRQGDVEISPIHANFIVNKGHARCIEVLEAVRMVRREVFRRFGVRLELEVKVIGRNVSTWVEEQPAAAPGRPVPPPAR, from the coding sequence ATGCCGACATCGAGCGAAGCGTCACTGGTGCAGTACCTGCGGGAGAGGCTGCGGGGCACGGTCCTTCAGCACGAGCCCATGGCCGATCACACCGTTTTCCGCATCGGAGGCCCGGCGGATCTCTTCATCCAGCCCCAGGGGCGGGAGGATCTCGCTCTTGCCCTCAAGGCCTGCCGGCAGGCCGGCATCCCCGTCACGGTCATCGGTCGCGGCTCCAATTTGCTGGTGAGCGACGACGGGATCGAGGGCGCGGTCATCCAGGTCGCGCGGGGTCTGTCGGGGGTGCGGTTCGAGGGCAACCGCCTCATCGCCGAGGCGGGGGCCCCCCTGCCCGCCGTATCCTGGCAGGCCGCCATGCGGGCCCTGTCGGGCCTGGAGTTCGCCGTGATGATCCCGGGCAGCATCGGTGGCGCCGTCGTCATGAACGCCGGGGCGCATCAGCAGTCCATCGCGCCGGTCGTGCGGCAGGTCACCTGCCTCGACCCGGACGGGGCCCCGCATACGCTGTCGGCCGCCGAGATGCAGTTCGCCTACCGGTCGAGCATCCTCCAGGAGCGCACCGACCTGGTCGTCGCGGAGGTGTTACTGGAGCTCGAGACCGGGCGGCCGGCCGAGGCCATCACGGCGGCCATGCAAGCCTACCTCGAGAGCCGCCGGCGCACGCAGCCCCTGGGCGAGCCGGGAGCGGGCAGCATCTTCAAGAACCCTCCGGGCGACTTCGCAGGCCGCCTCGTCGAGCAAGCGGGGCTCAAGGGGTGGCGCCAGGGGGACGTGGAAATCTCGCCGATCCACGCCAACTTCATCGTCAACAAGGGGCATGCGCGGTGCATCGAGGTCCTCGAGGCCGTCCGCATGGTCCGCCGCGAGGTCTTTCGCCGCTTCGGCGTTCGCCTCGAGCTGGAGGTCAAGGTGATCGGCCGCAACGTCAGCACGTGGGTGGAGGAGCAGCCTGCTGCGGCACCCGGGCGACCGGTACCCCCGCCTGCCCGGTGA
- a CDS encoding non-heme iron oxygenase ferredoxin subunit: MAFRPVLPIDELPPGAARRVDAGGQRLALWHTAQGVFATDDTCTHERASLSEGDFDPDEGTVECPKHGARFHVASGRALTLPAYKPLRTYPVKIDGGHVMVDLGD, translated from the coding sequence GTGGCGTTTCGCCCCGTACTCCCCATCGACGAGCTGCCGCCCGGTGCTGCCCGCCGCGTCGACGCCGGCGGGCAGCGCCTGGCCCTGTGGCACACTGCTCAGGGCGTCTTCGCCACCGACGACACCTGCACCCACGAGCGGGCCAGCTTGAGCGAGGGCGACTTCGACCCCGACGAGGGGACCGTCGAGTGCCCCAAGCACGGGGCCCGCTTCCACGTCGCGTCGGGCAGGGCGCTCACCCTGCCCGCCTATAAGCCGCTCCGCACCTACCCTGTCAAGATCGACGGCGGCCATGTCATGGTCGACCTCGGCGACTGA
- the sufB gene encoding Fe-S cluster assembly protein SufB produces the protein MAKQELVLGTEYRYGFSDPEQYVYKSRKGLDRQIVEEISSIKSEPGWMRRFRLKALEIFERKAMPTWGADLSQLRFDDIYYYVRPTERKGQSWDEVPETIRNTFDRLGVPEAERKFLAGLTAQYESEAVYHSINKELASKGVIFVDMDTGLREYPDLVRQYFGTVVPPADNKFAALNSAVWSGGSFVYVPEGVKVEIPLQAYFRINARNMGQFERTLIIAEPGSSVHYVEGCTAPQYTTEALHSAVVEIIVKPGAQVRYTTIQNWSHNVYNLVTKRAAVYEDGTMIWTDGNLGSHVTMKYPSFYLMGKGARGEVLSIAFAGPGQHQDAGAKAVHLAPYTTSTITNKSICKDGGKTTYRGLVHVAEDAYRSKSKVNCDALIFDDRSKTDTIPYIEVLNSDVQMEHEATVSKVSEEQLFYLMSRGLSEEQATAMIVMGFIEPFSRSLPMEYAVELNRLIELEMEGSVG, from the coding sequence TTGGCCAAGCAGGAGCTGGTTTTGGGTACCGAGTACCGCTACGGGTTCTCGGACCCTGAGCAATACGTCTACAAGTCCCGCAAGGGCCTCGATCGGCAGATCGTCGAAGAGATCTCGTCCATCAAGAGCGAGCCCGGCTGGATGCGGCGCTTCCGGCTCAAGGCGCTCGAGATCTTCGAGCGCAAGGCGATGCCGACCTGGGGAGCGGACCTCTCCCAGCTCCGCTTCGACGACATCTACTACTACGTGCGGCCCACCGAGCGGAAGGGCCAGAGCTGGGACGAAGTGCCCGAGACCATCCGCAACACCTTCGACCGGCTGGGCGTGCCGGAGGCGGAGCGCAAGTTCCTGGCGGGGCTGACGGCGCAGTACGAGTCCGAGGCCGTCTACCACAGCATCAACAAGGAGCTCGCCTCCAAGGGCGTCATCTTCGTCGACATGGACACGGGCTTGAGAGAGTACCCGGATCTGGTCCGGCAGTACTTCGGCACCGTGGTCCCGCCGGCGGACAACAAGTTCGCCGCGCTCAACAGCGCCGTCTGGAGCGGCGGGAGCTTCGTCTACGTGCCGGAAGGGGTCAAGGTGGAGATCCCGCTGCAGGCCTACTTCCGCATCAACGCCCGTAACATGGGGCAGTTCGAGCGCACGCTCATCATCGCCGAGCCGGGCAGCTCCGTCCACTACGTGGAGGGATGCACGGCGCCTCAGTACACCACCGAGGCGCTGCACTCCGCGGTGGTGGAGATCATCGTCAAGCCCGGCGCTCAGGTGCGGTACACCACGATCCAGAACTGGTCCCACAACGTGTACAACCTGGTGACCAAGCGGGCCGCCGTCTACGAAGACGGGACCATGATCTGGACGGACGGCAATCTGGGTAGCCACGTGACCATGAAGTACCCGTCCTTCTACCTGATGGGCAAGGGCGCCCGGGGCGAGGTGCTCTCCATCGCCTTCGCGGGGCCGGGCCAGCACCAGGACGCCGGCGCCAAGGCCGTCCACCTGGCGCCGTATACCACCTCGACCATCACCAACAAGTCGATCTGCAAGGATGGCGGCAAGACCACCTACCGGGGCCTGGTCCACGTGGCCGAGGACGCCTACCGGAGCAAGAGCAAAGTCAACTGCGACGCCCTCATCTTCGACGACCGGTCCAAGACCGACACCATTCCCTACATCGAGGTGCTCAACTCCGACGTCCAGATGGAGCACGAGGCGACGGTGAGCAAGGTGAGCGAGGAGCAGCTCTTCTACCTGATGAGCCGCGGGCTTTCGGAGGAGCAGGCGACGGCCATGATCGTCATGGGCTTCATCGAGCCCTTCTCCCGCTCCCTGCCCATGGAGTACGCCGTCGAGCTCAACCGCCTGATCGAGCTCGAGATGGAAGGCTCGGTGGGCTGA
- a CDS encoding PspA/IM30 family protein, protein MGVFSRMTTILKAKMNKLAERLEDPRETLEYSYQRQLELMQKVRRNLAEVVTSKKRLELQVVQLKQTLSRLEEQAKQALKAGREDLAVAALNRKAEIQQQIEGIEAQARGLEEEQKKLEVAESRLRAKVEAFRAHKEVVKAQYSAAEAQVRIGEAATGLSEELADVGMAIERAQQKTENMKARAAAIDELVASGVLEDRVNFGAPSSPVEQELAKLKASEQVKADLARLKQEVGQA, encoded by the coding sequence ATGGGTGTGTTTTCCCGGATGACGACGATCCTGAAGGCGAAGATGAACAAGCTGGCCGAACGGCTGGAAGATCCCAGGGAAACCCTGGAGTACTCTTACCAGCGCCAGCTCGAACTGATGCAGAAGGTACGGCGCAACCTCGCCGAGGTGGTCACGTCCAAGAAGCGCCTGGAGCTGCAGGTGGTCCAGCTCAAGCAGACCCTGTCCCGTCTCGAGGAGCAGGCCAAGCAAGCGCTCAAGGCCGGTCGCGAGGACCTGGCCGTGGCGGCCCTCAACCGCAAGGCCGAGATCCAGCAGCAGATCGAGGGGATCGAGGCGCAGGCCCGCGGGCTCGAGGAGGAGCAGAAGAAGCTGGAGGTGGCCGAGTCCCGGCTGCGGGCCAAGGTGGAGGCCTTCCGGGCGCACAAGGAGGTCGTGAAGGCCCAGTACTCGGCGGCCGAGGCGCAGGTGCGCATCGGGGAGGCGGCGACGGGTCTGTCCGAAGAGCTGGCCGACGTGGGGATGGCCATCGAGCGGGCCCAGCAGAAGACGGAGAACATGAAGGCGCGGGCGGCGGCCATCGACGAGCTGGTGGCGAGCGGCGTGCTCGAGGATCGGGTCAACTTCGGCGCGCCCTCGAGCCCCGTGGAGCAGGAGCTGGCCAAGCTGAAGGCATCGGAGCAGGTCAAGGCGGATCTCGCGCGGCTCAAGCAGGAGGTGGGCCAGGCGTGA
- the pspAA gene encoding PspA-associated protein PspAA yields the protein MIIRIATEGQYELTGQALAELDAADNAMLDAIQHADAQAFARHLANVLDIVRSRGRRLDDRELKESDLVLPPPDITLEEARDLFAGYPRDLAP from the coding sequence GTGATCATCCGGATTGCCACCGAGGGGCAGTACGAGCTCACCGGGCAGGCCCTGGCGGAGCTCGACGCCGCGGACAACGCCATGCTCGACGCCATCCAGCACGCCGACGCTCAGGCGTTCGCCCGGCACCTGGCCAACGTGCTCGACATCGTCCGTTCCCGCGGCCGCCGCCTCGACGACCGGGAGCTCAAGGAGTCGGACCTGGTGCTGCCGCCGCCGGACATCACCCTGGAAGAGGCTCGGGACCTGTTCGCTGGGTACCCCAGGGACCTGGCTCCCTGA
- the pspAB gene encoding PspA-associated protein PspAB: protein MGLRQWLDALMGRPRLVQAKPEKLFALSTARTTLEQELGWIPQGRAGICLKPVVTADYASAQQELAELVRLGAEETKSRVELQRDSFGYTWMIAEDPEFEDLVTLVHMAADTLEEKGFGTQILSAVFRFRLADAVRGMAGMGSESTAPERIYLIYNYKRGRFYPFVPKGPGKGPADGRYESGELHASATLSRELPIEPDPSRWYPLWDCPV from the coding sequence ATGGGCCTTCGCCAGTGGCTCGACGCCCTGATGGGCCGCCCGCGCCTGGTGCAAGCGAAGCCGGAGAAGCTCTTCGCTCTTTCCACCGCGCGCACGACGCTCGAGCAGGAGCTGGGTTGGATCCCGCAAGGGCGAGCGGGTATCTGCCTCAAGCCGGTGGTGACCGCCGACTACGCGAGCGCCCAGCAGGAGCTGGCCGAGCTGGTGCGCCTGGGGGCCGAGGAGACCAAGAGCCGCGTCGAGCTCCAGCGGGACAGCTTCGGGTACACCTGGATGATCGCCGAGGACCCCGAGTTCGAGGATCTCGTGACGCTCGTCCACATGGCGGCCGATACGTTGGAGGAGAAGGGGTTCGGTACCCAGATCCTGTCGGCGGTCTTCCGGTTCCGGCTGGCCGACGCCGTCCGCGGCATGGCGGGGATGGGAAGCGAGAGCACGGCCCCTGAGCGGATTTACCTCATCTACAACTACAAGCGGGGACGCTTCTACCCGTTCGTGCCCAAAGGCCCGGGCAAGGGTCCGGCCGACGGGCGCTACGAGAGCGGCGAGCTGCACGCAAGCGCCACGCTCTCGCGGGAGCTGCCCATCGAGCCGGACCCGTCCCGCTGGTATCCGCTGTGGGACTGCCCCGTCTGA
- the htpX gene encoding zinc metalloprotease HtpX: MARPMRVTADAGLTARMILTMVLLAAVYLFFVSVLLAYGVDTGFIVFFVGIMLLVQYYFSDKMVLWSVGAREVSPAEAPELHDIVGRLAALADLPKPRLAIVPTDVPNAFATGRSPSAAVVAVTQGLMRRLSRPELEAVLAHEITHVRNRDVAVITLASFFATVAAFLTRQLMWMGYWGVPMGGGRRDDREGGTNAWIIIYLVSMLVYFVSYILIRALSRYREYAADRGAAYLTGAPSNLASALMKISGVMERIPAQDLRQAEALNAFFIIPAIKGSTIAELFSTHPSLENRLAYLRKLELELAGRR, encoded by the coding sequence ATGGCCCGACCGATGCGGGTCACGGCGGATGCAGGGCTCACGGCTCGGATGATCCTGACCATGGTCCTGCTCGCCGCGGTCTATCTCTTTTTCGTCAGCGTGCTGCTGGCGTATGGGGTCGACACGGGGTTCATCGTGTTCTTCGTCGGGATCATGCTGCTCGTGCAGTACTACTTCTCCGACAAGATGGTCCTCTGGTCGGTGGGCGCGCGTGAGGTCAGCCCGGCGGAGGCTCCCGAGCTCCACGACATCGTAGGAAGGCTGGCCGCCCTGGCCGATCTCCCCAAGCCGCGCCTCGCCATCGTCCCCACCGACGTTCCCAACGCCTTCGCCACGGGACGCAGCCCCAGCGCGGCGGTGGTGGCCGTCACGCAGGGCCTGATGCGCCGGCTTTCCCGTCCCGAGCTCGAGGCGGTGCTGGCCCACGAGATCACCCACGTCCGCAACCGTGACGTGGCCGTCATCACCCTGGCGAGCTTCTTCGCCACGGTGGCGGCCTTCCTGACGCGCCAGCTCATGTGGATGGGCTACTGGGGGGTGCCGATGGGAGGCGGGCGCCGGGACGACCGGGAGGGCGGCACCAACGCCTGGATCATCATCTACCTGGTCTCCATGCTGGTCTACTTCGTCAGCTACATCCTCATCCGGGCGCTCTCCCGCTACCGTGAGTACGCGGCCGACCGCGGGGCGGCGTACCTCACCGGCGCGCCGTCCAACCTCGCTTCGGCCCTGATGAAGATCAGCGGCGTCATGGAGCGCATTCCGGCACAGGATCTGCGGCAGGCCGAAGCCCTCAACGCCTTCTTCATCATCCCGGCCATCAAGGGCTCGACCATCGCCGAGCTCTTTTCCACGCACCCGTCGCTCGAAAACCGGCTGGCGTACTTGCGCAAGCTGGAGCTGGAGCTGGCCGGGCGGCGCTGA
- the dxr gene encoding 1-deoxy-D-xylulose-5-phosphate reductoisomerase, producing the protein MARPRRLAILGSTGSLGIQALEICRRFPDRFDVVALGASGARPELLARQAQRFGARWVAVAREQAVEELRSAGVSPPAHVIMAGPDALEQVAALPDLDLVVVLTVGLAGLGPTLAALRAGHPVALANKEVLVAAGELMPVAELVRSGRILPVDSEHSAIWQSLLGESPLQVRRLWLTASGGPFWGWSADQLRQVTPHQALAHPTWRMGPRVTVDSATLVNKGFEVIEARHLFGVGYDAIGVVVHRQSVVHSMVEFADGSVKAQLSLPDMRLPILFALSYPERLAYDGVPPLWGDGAPVALSFQPLRPGEEPRGIALARQAAEHGRTYPAVLAAADEVAVDAFLQGRLPFDRILDVVEDTLQAHDPERGPLTLQAVRAADAWATRTARERCITLTASS; encoded by the coding sequence GTGGCCCGCCCCAGGCGCCTGGCCATCCTCGGCAGCACCGGCTCTCTCGGCATCCAAGCCCTGGAGATCTGCCGGCGTTTCCCCGACCGCTTCGACGTCGTGGCCCTGGGGGCCTCCGGAGCGCGGCCCGAGCTGCTGGCCCGGCAGGCGCAGCGGTTTGGCGCGCGATGGGTGGCCGTCGCCCGCGAGCAGGCCGTGGAGGAGCTCCGCTCCGCCGGCGTCTCGCCGCCGGCTCACGTGATCATGGCCGGGCCGGACGCCCTCGAGCAGGTCGCGGCCCTTCCGGACCTCGACCTGGTGGTCGTCCTGACGGTGGGGCTCGCCGGCCTCGGGCCGACCCTGGCCGCCCTGCGCGCCGGCCACCCCGTGGCCCTCGCCAACAAAGAGGTGCTGGTCGCCGCGGGGGAGCTCATGCCGGTCGCAGAGCTCGTACGAAGCGGCCGCATCCTTCCCGTCGACTCCGAGCACTCCGCCATCTGGCAGAGCCTGCTGGGCGAGAGCCCGCTCCAGGTGCGCCGGCTCTGGTTGACCGCGTCGGGCGGCCCGTTCTGGGGTTGGAGCGCGGACCAGCTGCGGCAGGTCACGCCCCATCAAGCCCTGGCCCATCCGACCTGGCGCATGGGGCCGCGGGTGACCGTCGACTCGGCGACGCTCGTCAACAAAGGGTTCGAGGTGATCGAGGCGCGCCATCTGTTCGGGGTCGGCTACGACGCTATCGGGGTCGTCGTGCACCGCCAGAGCGTCGTCCACTCCATGGTGGAGTTCGCCGACGGCTCCGTCAAAGCGCAACTCAGCCTGCCCGACATGCGCCTGCCCATTCTCTTCGCCCTGAGCTATCCCGAGCGCCTGGCGTACGACGGCGTGCCGCCCCTGTGGGGAGACGGGGCCCCCGTCGCCTTGAGCTTCCAGCCCTTGCGCCCCGGTGAGGAGCCCAGGGGCATCGCTCTGGCCCGGCAGGCGGCGGAGCACGGCCGCACTTATCCCGCCGTGCTCGCGGCGGCGGACGAGGTCGCCGTAGACGCCTTCTTGCAGGGCCGGCTGCCCTTCGACCGTATCCTCGATGTGGTCGAGGATACGCTCCAGGCCCACGATCCCGAGCGCGGGCCCCTCACGCTGCAGGCCGTGCGCGCGGCGGACGCCTGGGCGACGAGGACGGCGAGGGAGCGTTGCATAACGTTAACAGCTTCTTCTTGA
- the thyX gene encoding FAD-dependent thymidylate synthase yields MAEAWIHEPRVTLLAVTQFTPPSHIEWETDTDNPAQQLIEFAGRLCYRSFHNPSGRANAEYIGHLLAQGHLSVIEHASASFLIEGISRSCSHEIVRHRHFSYSQVSQRFVNEAEARMVLPPALEGDPEAQAIAESVTRASKEAYARLVERLRARYAHVDDPSLRRKLARQAARSVLPNATETALVMTGNFRAWRHFVRMRASEHAEAEIRRVAIAVLKILQEQAPAVFGDFTIRRHDDGSEVAEPGYAYE; encoded by the coding sequence ATGGCCGAGGCCTGGATCCACGAGCCGAGGGTGACGCTCCTGGCGGTCACCCAGTTCACGCCCCCCTCCCACATCGAGTGGGAGACCGATACCGACAACCCGGCCCAGCAGCTCATCGAGTTCGCAGGCAGGCTGTGCTACCGCTCCTTCCACAACCCGAGCGGGCGCGCCAACGCCGAGTACATCGGCCACCTCCTGGCGCAGGGGCACCTCTCCGTCATCGAGCACGCCAGCGCCAGCTTCCTCATCGAGGGCATCTCTCGCTCCTGTTCGCACGAGATCGTGCGCCATCGCCACTTCAGCTACAGCCAGGTCAGCCAGCGGTTCGTCAACGAGGCCGAGGCCCGCATGGTGCTCCCGCCCGCGCTCGAAGGCGACCCCGAGGCGCAAGCCATCGCCGAGAGCGTGACCCGGGCGTCCAAGGAAGCCTACGCGCGATTGGTGGAACGGCTGCGGGCCCGCTACGCCCACGTCGACGACCCGTCGCTGCGCCGCAAACTCGCCCGCCAGGCGGCTCGCTCGGTGCTGCCCAACGCCACCGAGACGGCCCTGGTCATGACGGGCAACTTCCGCGCCTGGCGCCACTTCGTGCGCATGCGGGCGAGCGAGCACGCCGAAGCAGAGATCCGGCGGGTGGCCATCGCCGTTCTCAAGATCCTTCAGGAGCAGGCGCCCGCGGTCTTCGGCGACTTCACCATCCGCCGCCACGACGACGGCTCGGAGGTGGCCGAGCCGGGCTATGCCTACGAGTGA
- a CDS encoding radical SAM protein, translated as MPTSEPLPRGKVLLRDDPLPRGPWARLESDHAIVGEGSRRLFTFDLEGRLLEAFVDGVGYRRGLDNRFLERRRLPGAPGLSRRLRRHLSAAEARDVVDLACRTAARAREGGYPAVPALDFDALEDDARRFAAVYRPIGILPPDQYLSIVVQLTSGCWYNRCTFCTFYRDRRFEVRSPEALRRHIQEVKAFFGAGLLRRHTVFLGDANALVLPAARLVDALAAVREALDGREVFGFLDAFSGRRKQAPQWAELGEAGLRRVYVGAESGSDGVLRFLDKPGTAADVLANVRAMKEGGIGVGLILLLGAGGRAFAQEHVRQSIALVNAAGLGRGDQLLLSPLVIPQQAPYARLAAQAGIEPLSPAEVRQQAEAILSGVRLGRGARWSYYFVEEFLY; from the coding sequence ATGCCTACGAGTGAGCCGCTGCCGCGGGGCAAGGTGCTGCTCCGGGACGACCCGCTGCCCCGGGGGCCCTGGGCCCGCCTGGAAAGCGATCACGCCATCGTGGGCGAGGGAAGCCGGCGGCTTTTCACCTTCGACCTGGAGGGGCGGCTGCTGGAGGCCTTCGTCGACGGGGTCGGGTACCGGCGAGGGCTCGACAATCGTTTCCTGGAGCGCCGGCGCCTGCCCGGCGCTCCAGGGCTCTCCCGGCGGTTGCGGCGCCACCTGAGCGCAGCCGAAGCCCGAGACGTGGTCGACCTGGCGTGCCGGACCGCTGCCCGAGCCCGAGAGGGAGGCTACCCGGCGGTGCCCGCCCTCGACTTCGACGCGCTCGAGGACGACGCCAGGCGCTTTGCGGCGGTTTACCGGCCCATCGGGATCCTGCCGCCCGACCAGTACCTCTCGATCGTCGTGCAGCTGACCTCGGGATGCTGGTACAACCGGTGCACCTTCTGCACCTTCTACCGGGACCGGCGCTTCGAGGTCCGCTCCCCGGAGGCGTTGCGCCGCCACATCCAGGAGGTGAAGGCCTTTTTCGGGGCCGGCCTCCTGCGCCGCCACACCGTCTTCCTGGGTGACGCCAACGCGCTGGTCCTGCCGGCCGCGCGCCTGGTCGACGCCCTGGCGGCCGTGCGGGAGGCGCTGGACGGCCGTGAGGTGTTCGGTTTCCTGGACGCCTTCAGCGGGAGGCGCAAGCAGGCTCCCCAGTGGGCCGAACTGGGCGAGGCCGGCCTGCGGCGCGTCTACGTAGGGGCCGAGTCGGGCAGCGACGGCGTGCTGCGGTTCCTCGACAAGCCCGGGACGGCCGCCGACGTCCTGGCGAACGTGCGCGCCATGAAGGAGGGCGGCATCGGGGTGGGGCTCATCCTGCTCCTGGGAGCGGGCGGCCGCGCATTCGCGCAAGAGCACGTGCGCCAGAGCATCGCGCTGGTCAACGCCGCCGGCCTCGGCCGGGGCGACCAGCTGCTCCTCTCGCCGCTCGTCATACCGCAACAGGCGCCATACGCTCGCCTGGCGGCGCAGGCCGGGATCGAGCCGCTCAGCCCGGCCGAAGTGCGCCAGCAGGCCGAGGCCATCCTGTCGGGCGTACGGCTCGGACGAGGCGCCCGGTGGTCGTACTACTTCGTCGAGGAGTTCTTGTACTGA